One genomic region from Geotrypetes seraphini chromosome 13, aGeoSer1.1, whole genome shotgun sequence encodes:
- the LOC117347650 gene encoding keratin, type I cytoskeletal 12-like isoform X1 gives MAFQAGSVSIRRVGGSIGGQHGVGFGGEGLYGQGISDGHVGSQSVRLGGSYGGRQAGYGVSHGGFGVGHAGFSVGQAGFGAGQAGVCFGHDEAGFGSGGFGGDFGSVQVGGGEGLFLGSEKETMQNLNDRLASYLNKVDEMEHSNAELERKIKEWYEKHHPGATTGGPGRDYSKYFQIIEDLHKKKLAAIIDNNRIILQIDNARLAADDFRMKFDNEQALRQAVQADINGLHRVFDELNTTSADLESQLESLIEELAFLKKNHEEEVKGIKGTGVGNIDVQLNATAGNDLVKNLNDMRAQYELLAEKNRKDAEEDFIKRSGGLKQEISSNVQQSQSNKTELTDLRRNLQSLELELQSLHAKKRSLEESLAETEGRFCLQIAQAQSSINSSEEQLVAIRAEMEQQREDYDVLLNTKSQLEQEIATYRQLLDEQGGSGSSSGNSSSWSSGQASQGPGNKVTKVRTIIEEYKDGKIVSTQVKEN, from the exons ATGGCTTTTCAAGCTGGCAGTGTATCGATTAGGAGAGTAGGTGGAAGCATAGGTGGACAGCATGGAGTAGGATTTGGAGGAGAAGGTTTATATGGCCAGGGAATTAGTGATGGACATGTTGGAAGTCAAAGTGTCAGACTTGGTGGTAGTTACGGTGGTAGGCAAGCTGGATATGGTGTTAGTCATGGTGGATTTGGTGTAGGTCATGCTGGATTTAGTGTTGGCCAGGCTGGATTTGGTGCTGGCCAAGCTGGAGTTTGCTTTGGCCATGATGAAGCTGGATTTGGTAGTGGTGGATTTGGAGGTGATTTTGGTAGTGTCCAAGTAGGTGGTGGTGAAGGCCTCTTTCTTGGCAGTGAAAAGGAGACAATGCAGAATTTAAATGACCGTCTAGCCTCCTACCTGAACAAGGTGGATGAGATGGAACACTCAAATGCTGAGCTGGAACGTAAAATCAAGGAATGGTATGAAAAGCACCATCCTGGAGCGACCACTGGTGGACCAGGTCGTGATTACTCCAAATATTTCCAGATCATTGAAGATCTCCATAAGAAG AAACTGGCAGCCATTATTGACAATAATAGAATCATTCTACAGATTGACAATGCCCGACTGGCTGCTGATGACTTCAGAATGAA GTTTGACAATGAGCAGGCGCTGCGCCAGGCTGTGCAGGCTGACATCAACGGTCTACACAGAGTCTTCGATGAATTAAACACAACTTCAGCTGACCTAGAGTCACAGTTGGAAAGCCTGATTGAGGAACTGGCCTTCCTCAAGAAGAACCACGAGGAG GAGGTTAAAGGAATAAAAGGTACTGGAGTTGGAAATATAGATGTGCAGCTGAATGCCACCGCAGGTAATGATCTAGTCAAGAACTTGAATGACATGAGAGCTCAGTATGaattgttggctgagaagaaccGCAAGGATGCTGAGGAAGATTTCATCAAAAGG AGTGGTGGCCTAAAACAGGAGATTTCGAGCAACGTTCAGCAAAGTCAATCAAACAAAACTGAATTGACAGATCTGAGGCGCAATCTTCAGTCTTTGGAGCTAGAGCTGCAGTCCTTACATGCCAAG AAAAGATCTCTGGAAGAATCCCTAGCAGAAACAGAAGGGCGCTTCTGTCTTCAGATTGCGCAGGCACAGTCTTCGATTAACAGCAGTGAAGAACAGCTGGTAGCAATAAGAGCAGAGATGGAGCAACAGAGAGAAGACTATGATGTGCTTCTGAACACGAAGAGCCAACTGGAGCAGGAGATTGCTACTTACCGACAACTGCTAGATGAGCAGGGAGG GTCAGGATCTAGCAGTGGAAATTCCTCAAGCTGGTCTTCGGGCCAAGCTTCTCAAG GACCTGGCAACAAGGTAACAAAAGTGCGAACAATTATTGAAGAATATAAAGATGGAAAAATCGTCTCGACCCAGGTTAAGGAAAACTAA
- the LOC117347650 gene encoding keratin, type I cytoskeletal 47 kDa-like isoform X2: MAFQAGSVSIRRVGGSIGGQHGVGFGGEGLYGQGISDGHVGSQSVRLGGSYGGRQAGYGVSHGGFGVGHAGFSVGQAGFGAGQAGVCFGHDEAGFGSGGFGGDFGSVQVGGGEGLFLGSEKETMQNLNDRLASYLNKVDEMEHSNAELERKIKEWYEKHHPGATTGGPGRDYSKYFQIIEDLHKKKLAAIIDNNRIILQIDNARLAADDFRMKFDNEQALRQAVQADINGLHRVFDELNTTSADLESQLESLIEELAFLKKNHEEEVKGIKGTGVGNIDVQLNATAGNDLVKNLNDMRAQYELLAEKNRKDAEEDFIKRSGGLKQEISSNVQQSQSNKTELTDLRRNLQSLELELQSLHAKKRSLEESLAETEGRFCLQIAQAQSSINSSEEQLVAIRAEMEQQREDYDVLLNTKSQLEQEIATYRQLLDEQGGSGSSSGNSSSWSSGQASQGNERKERTWQQGNKSANNY, translated from the exons ATGGCTTTTCAAGCTGGCAGTGTATCGATTAGGAGAGTAGGTGGAAGCATAGGTGGACAGCATGGAGTAGGATTTGGAGGAGAAGGTTTATATGGCCAGGGAATTAGTGATGGACATGTTGGAAGTCAAAGTGTCAGACTTGGTGGTAGTTACGGTGGTAGGCAAGCTGGATATGGTGTTAGTCATGGTGGATTTGGTGTAGGTCATGCTGGATTTAGTGTTGGCCAGGCTGGATTTGGTGCTGGCCAAGCTGGAGTTTGCTTTGGCCATGATGAAGCTGGATTTGGTAGTGGTGGATTTGGAGGTGATTTTGGTAGTGTCCAAGTAGGTGGTGGTGAAGGCCTCTTTCTTGGCAGTGAAAAGGAGACAATGCAGAATTTAAATGACCGTCTAGCCTCCTACCTGAACAAGGTGGATGAGATGGAACACTCAAATGCTGAGCTGGAACGTAAAATCAAGGAATGGTATGAAAAGCACCATCCTGGAGCGACCACTGGTGGACCAGGTCGTGATTACTCCAAATATTTCCAGATCATTGAAGATCTCCATAAGAAG AAACTGGCAGCCATTATTGACAATAATAGAATCATTCTACAGATTGACAATGCCCGACTGGCTGCTGATGACTTCAGAATGAA GTTTGACAATGAGCAGGCGCTGCGCCAGGCTGTGCAGGCTGACATCAACGGTCTACACAGAGTCTTCGATGAATTAAACACAACTTCAGCTGACCTAGAGTCACAGTTGGAAAGCCTGATTGAGGAACTGGCCTTCCTCAAGAAGAACCACGAGGAG GAGGTTAAAGGAATAAAAGGTACTGGAGTTGGAAATATAGATGTGCAGCTGAATGCCACCGCAGGTAATGATCTAGTCAAGAACTTGAATGACATGAGAGCTCAGTATGaattgttggctgagaagaaccGCAAGGATGCTGAGGAAGATTTCATCAAAAGG AGTGGTGGCCTAAAACAGGAGATTTCGAGCAACGTTCAGCAAAGTCAATCAAACAAAACTGAATTGACAGATCTGAGGCGCAATCTTCAGTCTTTGGAGCTAGAGCTGCAGTCCTTACATGCCAAG AAAAGATCTCTGGAAGAATCCCTAGCAGAAACAGAAGGGCGCTTCTGTCTTCAGATTGCGCAGGCACAGTCTTCGATTAACAGCAGTGAAGAACAGCTGGTAGCAATAAGAGCAGAGATGGAGCAACAGAGAGAAGACTATGATGTGCTTCTGAACACGAAGAGCCAACTGGAGCAGGAGATTGCTACTTACCGACAACTGCTAGATGAGCAGGGAGG GTCAGGATCTAGCAGTGGAAATTCCTCAAGCTGGTCTTCGGGCCAAGCTTCTCAAGGTaatgagaggaaggaaag GACCTGGCAACAAGGTAACAAAAGTGCGAACAATTATTGA